In a genomic window of Chloroflexota bacterium:
- a CDS encoding amidohydrolase family protein yields the protein MEDFDIIDVHVHLCRTKEEEGDYFPLPGRRERDKWATPERAIEYMDRNNILKTAFMILVPRQYRGPLYEKAKLRELPEGQRKKEKERISQQIGPLMREMNEWGCGVGRRLPRLLPFIGMSDDLGSPEAMVEEVALRASQGAKGVKMHPGQFSYYANDEGFWPMYEKCQELGLPILSDSGPWPHSHLVFMYPNPLGYKLYEDLKDYAEPNNWAKVLEDFPKLTVILAHLGSAWWDERVELAQKYPNVYFDTSQGFSAPDQLPVVGRRSLAEEDVVRVFRKIGVERIMFGTDLPGIPLQPQLEQILRLPFTDEEKRMILSENAKRILHI from the coding sequence GCCCGGTCGCAGAGAGCGCGATAAATGGGCGACGCCGGAAAGAGCCATCGAGTATATGGACCGGAATAACATCTTAAAGACGGCCTTCATGATTCTGGTGCCTCGACAGTACCGTGGTCCATTGTACGAAAAAGCCAAACTCCGGGAGCTTCCCGAAGGGCAGCGAAAAAAAGAGAAAGAAAGAATCAGCCAGCAAATCGGGCCACTGATGCGAGAAATGAACGAGTGGGGCTGTGGTGTAGGCCGCCGACTCCCAAGGTTGCTTCCTTTTATAGGCATGTCAGACGACCTGGGTAGCCCTGAGGCCATGGTTGAAGAGGTGGCCTTGAGGGCCAGCCAGGGAGCAAAGGGAGTAAAAATGCACCCGGGGCAGTTTTCCTATTACGCAAATGATGAGGGTTTCTGGCCTATGTACGAGAAATGCCAGGAATTAGGGCTGCCCATCTTATCTGACTCCGGTCCCTGGCCACATTCACACCTTGTATTTATGTACCCCAATCCGCTGGGCTATAAATTATATGAAGACCTGAAAGACTATGCAGAGCCCAATAACTGGGCTAAGGTTCTCGAAGACTTCCCGAAACTGACCGTAATCCTCGCCCACCTTGGTTCGGCCTGGTGGGATGAGAGGGTGGAGCTGGCGCAAAAGTATCCCAACGTCTATTTCGACACGTCACAGGGTTTTTCCGCCCCGGACCAGTTACCGGTGGTTGGCCGCCGCAGCCTGGCTGAAGAAGACGTGGTAAGGGTTTTCCGCAAAATCGGAGTCGAAAGGATAATGTTTGGCACCGACTTGCCGGGAATACCGCTGCAACCCCAGCTGGAACAAATACTGCGGCTTCCCTTCACCGACGAGGAAAAGCGAATGATATTATCGGAGAATGCCAAGCGCATCCTTCATATATAA